The Aeromicrobium senzhongii genome includes a window with the following:
- a CDS encoding ABC transporter permease: MSDLIAEKTQARPNPRQEEAAKAKGASLRKTRTIAGTRGLAGLVALAMVWEFAPRVGLVDAYSIPPLHVVLQEWWSMTTSGELWRHVSASLTRSVIGFALAIATAIPLGASIAWYRPVREFFTPVLELFRNTAALAILPVFMLILGIGETSKIAIVLYACFFPILLSTIAGVATVDPQLLRSARVLGLSPVTTFRKVVFPAAVPTIFTGIRISGAAAILVLIAAEMIGATAGLGFLINYAQFNFLIPKMYAAILTTSLIGVAVNYGLVALERRFSQWRAI; this comes from the coding sequence ATGTCTGACCTCATCGCCGAGAAGACGCAGGCCCGGCCGAACCCGCGCCAGGAGGAGGCGGCGAAGGCCAAGGGCGCGTCCCTGCGCAAGACCCGCACGATCGCCGGCACCCGCGGCCTGGCCGGACTGGTCGCCCTGGCAATGGTCTGGGAGTTCGCTCCCCGGGTGGGGCTCGTCGACGCTTACTCGATCCCGCCGCTGCACGTGGTGCTGCAGGAGTGGTGGTCCATGACGACCAGCGGCGAGCTGTGGCGGCACGTGTCGGCGAGCCTGACGCGATCGGTCATCGGCTTCGCGCTGGCCATCGCCACGGCGATCCCGCTGGGCGCCTCGATCGCCTGGTACCGCCCGGTCCGGGAGTTCTTCACCCCCGTGCTGGAGCTGTTCCGCAACACGGCGGCGCTGGCGATCCTGCCCGTCTTCATGCTGATCCTGGGCATCGGCGAGACCTCCAAGATCGCGATCGTCCTGTACGCCTGCTTCTTCCCGATCCTGCTGTCGACGATCGCCGGTGTCGCCACGGTCGACCCGCAGCTGCTGCGGTCGGCGCGCGTGCTGGGCCTCTCACCGGTGACGACGTTCCGCAAGGTCGTCTTCCCGGCCGCGGTCCCGACGATCTTCACCGGCATCCGGATCTCGGGAGCCGCCGCCATCTTGGTCCTCATCGCCGCCGAGATGATCGGCGCGACCGCAGGCCTGGGCTTCCTCATCAACTACGCGCAGTTCAACTTCCTCATCCCGAAGATGTACGCCGCGATCCTCACCACCTCCCTCATCGGCGTGGCCGTCAACTACGGACTCGTCGCCCTCGAACGCCGCTTCTCGCAGTGGCGTGCCATCTGA
- a CDS encoding ABC transporter ATP-binding protein, with translation MSSRIELRNVGQTFWVRGDEDKKLREFVALDGLDLDIAAGEFLTLVGPSGCGKSTVLDLISGLAAPTSGSLTIDGAPITGPGLDRSVVFQQYTLLPWRTAASNIEFALEAKGGLSRSERAAVAREYLDLVGLGEFANRYPHELSGGMKQRVAIARSLSYQPQVLLMDEPFGALDAQTRERLQEELIRIWEHTGTTVVFITHDIEEAVFLGQRVAVMSGRPGRIKEIVTVSLDRSAAAETDLRATPEFAHHRHHIWSLLRQQQPVARQELAHV, from the coding sequence ATGAGTTCACGCATCGAACTGAGGAACGTCGGCCAGACCTTCTGGGTCCGTGGCGACGAGGACAAGAAGCTGCGCGAGTTCGTCGCGCTCGACGGTCTCGACCTCGACATCGCGGCGGGGGAGTTCCTGACCCTCGTCGGCCCGTCCGGCTGCGGCAAGTCGACCGTGCTGGACCTGATCTCCGGGCTGGCCGCGCCCACGTCGGGATCCCTGACGATCGACGGCGCGCCCATCACCGGACCGGGACTGGACCGCAGCGTCGTCTTCCAGCAGTACACCCTGCTGCCCTGGCGCACGGCGGCCTCGAACATCGAGTTCGCGCTCGAGGCCAAGGGCGGGCTGTCCCGCTCCGAGCGGGCGGCGGTCGCCCGGGAGTACCTGGACCTCGTCGGCCTCGGCGAGTTCGCCAACCGGTACCCGCACGAGCTCTCCGGCGGCATGAAGCAGCGCGTCGCGATCGCGCGCAGCCTGTCCTACCAGCCGCAGGTGCTGCTCATGGACGAGCCCTTCGGAGCCCTCGACGCCCAGACCCGCGAGCGGCTGCAGGAGGAGCTGATCCGGATCTGGGAGCACACCGGCACCACGGTCGTGTTCATCACCCACGACATCGAGGAGGCCGTCTTCCTCGGCCAGCGGGTCGCCGTCATGAGCGGACGCCCGGGCCGGATCAAGGAGATCGTCACGGTCTCGCTCGACCGGTCCGCGGCGGCAGAGACCGACCTGCGCGCCACGCCCGAGTTCGCCCACCACCGACACCACATCTGGTCGCTGCTGCGCCAGCAGCAACCGGTGGCGCGCCAGGAGTTGGCCCATGTCTGA
- a CDS encoding ABC transporter substrate-binding protein codes for MNHPRSHRSTRTLVVAATVALAAAGLTACGSAGADSEGEETTIRYQSYAGAVDAFLLADALGEFEGLTLKRVGDVTGGPQALQALVSNQTDIGGSAFYGAIAQLVATGAPIKAVIPFYGSNRTTNSQVVVLDDSSIKGAKDLIGKKVAVNTLGANSEAVLDTWFDQEGLSQAQQDEITLVPLPPLNTPEALGNGKVDAAVVSFQSKQQTAKQYRIRALVSDVEVVGEPYAGGGLTLREEFIEKNPRTSRQIVEGVAAAIEFIETHEKQEIFDVYFPYLEKEGYGDYIEPIRTNFPGTLGIDAKPTIADEDIQRWVDWLDSRGDIDAKDIDVSDVYTNELNPNA; via the coding sequence ATGAACCACCCCCGCAGCCATCGCTCCACCCGCACCCTGGTCGTCGCCGCCACCGTCGCGCTCGCCGCGGCCGGCCTGACCGCCTGTGGCAGCGCCGGCGCGGACTCGGAAGGGGAGGAGACCACGATCCGCTACCAGAGCTACGCCGGGGCGGTCGACGCCTTCCTGCTCGCCGACGCCCTCGGCGAGTTCGAGGGCCTGACGCTCAAGCGGGTCGGCGACGTCACCGGCGGCCCGCAGGCGCTGCAGGCCCTGGTCTCGAACCAGACCGACATCGGCGGATCGGCGTTCTACGGCGCCATCGCCCAGTTGGTGGCCACCGGGGCGCCGATCAAGGCGGTCATCCCGTTCTACGGCTCGAACCGGACCACCAACTCGCAGGTCGTCGTCCTGGACGACTCGTCGATCAAGGGCGCCAAGGACCTGATCGGCAAGAAGGTCGCCGTCAACACGCTCGGGGCCAACTCCGAGGCCGTGCTCGACACCTGGTTCGACCAGGAGGGCCTGAGCCAGGCCCAGCAGGACGAGATCACGCTCGTCCCGCTGCCCCCGCTCAACACGCCCGAGGCGCTCGGCAACGGCAAGGTCGACGCCGCCGTGGTCAGCTTCCAGAGCAAGCAGCAGACCGCGAAGCAGTACAGGATCCGGGCGCTGGTCAGCGACGTCGAGGTCGTGGGCGAGCCCTACGCCGGTGGCGGACTGACGTTGCGCGAGGAGTTCATCGAGAAGAACCCCCGGACCTCGCGCCAGATCGTCGAGGGCGTCGCCGCGGCGATCGAGTTCATCGAGACCCACGAGAAGCAGGAGATCTTCGACGTCTACTTCCCGTACCTGGAGAAGGAGGGCTACGGCGACTACATCGAGCCGATCCGCACGAACTTCCCGGGCACGCTCGGCATCGACGCGAAGCCGACCATCGCCGACGAGGACATCCAGCGCTGGGTCGACTGGCTGGACAGCCGGGGCGACATCGACGCCAAGGACATCGACGTCTCGGACGTCTACACCAACGAGCTCAACCCGAACGCCTGA
- a CDS encoding FAD/NAD(P)-binding protein, translating into MPGRPPIRPTVVLVGGGAAGSLTALHLAREATHGVDLVVIDPAPELGTGTAFGTTDPTHLLNVPASGMSALPDDPGHFAQWRAATTGAEVDPHEFAPRAAWGRYVAETLSSALADAGPRVTLRHLRRRAVAVEPHPGGVTVTLDDRSTVTAQSLVIGTGLPAPSVAWAPPALRDSERFLADPWAPGMLEQVRYDVASLPDVLIVGTGLTMVDIASTVTTNARGDRCVHAVSRSGEMPRRHADGPQAPAVPDISEWGHGLDTIVSHVRAHLADAERLTGDWRPGVDGLRHLVQDLWGRLDDADRLRFLRDHAGEWNRVRHRIPAPSARRIDDLHVGGRLTTSAARVTDAEALDDGLRVHLSNGSVRDVGWVVNATGPDTDVRNLHDPLLDDLLRSRPDGSLAVPATAGMGFRTRGGRLVSSSGRPQAPIWVLGALRRGELWESTAVPDIRNQALAVAGAVLSASASGAVTEGVSP; encoded by the coding sequence ATGCCCGGACGCCCGCCCATCCGTCCCACCGTCGTCCTCGTCGGTGGTGGTGCCGCGGGCTCCCTGACGGCGTTGCACCTCGCGCGTGAGGCGACGCACGGCGTGGATCTGGTGGTCATCGACCCCGCCCCGGAGCTGGGAACCGGCACGGCGTTCGGCACGACCGACCCGACCCACCTGCTGAACGTCCCGGCGTCGGGCATGAGCGCCCTCCCGGACGATCCCGGCCACTTCGCCCAGTGGCGCGCGGCGACGACGGGCGCCGAGGTCGACCCGCACGAGTTCGCCCCTCGCGCCGCCTGGGGCCGTTACGTGGCCGAGACGCTCTCGAGTGCCCTGGCGGACGCCGGGCCCCGCGTCACCCTGCGCCATCTGCGCCGTCGCGCTGTCGCGGTCGAGCCCCACCCCGGCGGCGTCACGGTGACCCTCGACGACCGCAGCACCGTCACGGCGCAGTCCCTCGTCATCGGCACCGGCCTCCCGGCTCCCTCGGTGGCCTGGGCGCCCCCGGCGCTGCGCGACAGCGAGCGATTCCTGGCCGACCCGTGGGCACCGGGGATGTTAGAGCAGGTGCGCTACGACGTCGCGTCCCTGCCCGACGTCCTGATCGTCGGCACCGGCCTGACCATGGTCGACATCGCCTCGACCGTCACCACGAACGCCCGCGGCGACCGCTGCGTCCACGCCGTGAGCCGCAGCGGTGAGATGCCCCGCCGCCACGCGGACGGACCGCAGGCGCCCGCCGTCCCCGACATCAGCGAGTGGGGCCACGGGCTCGACACCATCGTGTCCCACGTCCGCGCCCATCTGGCCGATGCCGAACGGCTGACCGGCGACTGGCGCCCCGGCGTCGACGGCCTGCGCCATCTCGTTCAGGACCTCTGGGGACGGCTCGACGATGCCGACCGGCTGAGGTTCCTGCGCGACCACGCCGGCGAGTGGAACCGGGTCCGGCACCGCATCCCGGCGCCGAGCGCGCGCCGCATCGACGACCTGCACGTCGGCGGCCGGCTGACCACGTCGGCGGCCCGGGTGACGGACGCCGAGGCCCTGGACGACGGGCTGCGCGTGCACCTTTCGAACGGCAGCGTGCGCGACGTCGGGTGGGTCGTGAACGCCACCGGGCCCGACACCGACGTCCGTAACCTCCACGACCCGCTGCTCGACGACCTCCTGCGGTCCCGCCCCGACGGCAGCCTCGCCGTCCCCGCCACCGCGGGCATGGGCTTTCGCACGCGCGGCGGTCGCCTCGTGAGCTCGTCCGGCCGGCCGCAGGCGCCGATCTGGGTCCTGGGTGCCCTGCGCCGTGGCGAACTGTGGGAGTCGACGGCCGTCCCCGACATCCGCAACCAGGCACTCGCGGTCGCCGGTGCCGTGCTGTCGGCCAGCGCCTCCGGAGCCGTGACCGAGGGCGTCTCTCCGTAG
- a CDS encoding LysR family transcriptional regulator, which translates to MRLEQLEYVRAVGEHGSLRRAGEHLHVSLPALSEAVTKLERELGVTLLDRHRSGTRINATGRELLPRILEVLDSVDRLRSAARGESQFHRPVRVGSVYFGVTAIVLPAMRSHEVDHQHTSVDLRQLRHEEVNDGLRDGSLDIGLISLLPGDDVHPELVATELVHGRPVAVLPGGAPLARQERVSVDDLRQEVFVGARAGYLMHRVAQRVFGDSPPLTWHTADSADVCKQMVSSGIGVSLMPDFALHDDPLEANGTLAFRPIQDEETVIRMVMLRRRSARPTPSARALFDLLAHHAGLHVNAPA; encoded by the coding sequence ATGCGTCTGGAGCAACTGGAGTACGTCCGTGCCGTCGGCGAGCACGGCTCGCTGCGTCGGGCCGGCGAGCACCTCCACGTGTCCCTGCCGGCGCTGAGCGAGGCGGTCACGAAGCTCGAGCGCGAGCTGGGCGTGACGCTGCTGGACCGGCACCGCTCCGGCACGCGCATCAACGCCACGGGGCGCGAACTCCTCCCCCGGATCCTCGAGGTCCTCGACTCCGTCGACCGGTTGCGGTCCGCCGCGCGCGGCGAGTCCCAGTTCCACCGCCCGGTGCGCGTCGGCAGCGTGTACTTCGGCGTGACCGCGATCGTGCTGCCGGCGATGCGCAGTCACGAGGTCGACCACCAGCACACCTCCGTCGACCTGCGCCAGCTGCGGCACGAGGAGGTGAACGACGGCTTGCGCGACGGCTCGCTCGACATCGGCCTGATCAGCCTGCTGCCCGGCGACGACGTCCATCCCGAGCTCGTGGCGACCGAGCTCGTCCATGGCCGCCCGGTGGCCGTGCTGCCCGGCGGCGCGCCCTTGGCCCGGCAGGAGCGCGTGTCCGTCGACGACCTGCGCCAGGAGGTGTTCGTCGGGGCCCGCGCCGGTTACCTCATGCACCGCGTGGCCCAGCGCGTGTTCGGCGACTCACCGCCGCTGACGTGGCACACCGCCGACAGCGCCGACGTCTGCAAGCAGATGGTGTCGTCGGGGATCGGCGTGTCCCTGATGCCCGACTTCGCCCTGCACGACGACCCCCTGGAGGCCAACGGCACCTTGGCGTTCCGGCCGATCCAGGACGAGGAGACCGTCATCCGGATGGTGATGCTGCGGCGTCGCAGCGCCCGGCCCACCCCGTCGGCCCGCGCCCTGTTCGACCTCCTGGCCCATCACGCGGGCCTGCACGTCAACGCGCCAGCCTGA
- a CDS encoding Bcr/CflA family efflux MFS transporter, whose translation MTSTTSVRAPARPAVTLPTPRLALFALIAAASPLAIDLYLASFPAIEEDLRTSPAMVQLTLTAYIAGVAIGQPIWGPLSDRFGRHRPLVISNALTLAASVAVVLSPTIETLIGARFVQALAASAGMVVVRAMISDLTEGLEGVRALALMMTVHAVVPVVAPVLGGVLSTVLPWRGVLSVFAGFVALQLVASVLLVRETLPHHRRARRLSYLDLARVMRRGRFVLHATTVGLTVGAVMSFIAASSFVYQDVLGLSPLAYGASFGLNACGMVGAGLVSARLARSGVQPVRTMSVGFVGALSAGVAMVVVAASPMPVLLVGPVMVQVFFLNLVMSNGMGLAMAQTQGLTGAGSAMLGFWMFAISALVTPISGWLAGSRPEVAMAAVMAVLTAAAAAVFASGLRLAR comes from the coding sequence ATGACCTCGACGACCTCGGTTCGAGCGCCCGCGCGCCCCGCCGTGACCCTCCCGACGCCCCGGCTGGCCCTGTTCGCCCTCATCGCCGCGGCCTCGCCCCTGGCGATCGACCTGTACCTGGCCAGCTTCCCCGCGATCGAGGAGGACCTGCGCACCAGTCCGGCGATGGTGCAGCTGACGCTGACCGCCTACATCGCCGGAGTGGCGATCGGCCAGCCGATCTGGGGACCGCTGTCAGATCGGTTCGGTCGTCACCGTCCGCTCGTGATCAGCAACGCCCTGACCCTGGCCGCCTCCGTCGCGGTGGTGCTGTCGCCCACCATCGAGACACTGATCGGGGCGCGGTTCGTCCAGGCGCTGGCCGCCTCGGCGGGGATGGTCGTCGTGCGCGCGATGATCTCGGACCTCACCGAAGGGCTGGAGGGCGTGCGGGCGCTGGCCCTGATGATGACCGTCCATGCCGTCGTGCCCGTCGTCGCACCGGTCCTGGGCGGGGTGCTGTCCACGGTCCTGCCCTGGCGCGGGGTGCTGAGCGTGTTCGCCGGGTTCGTGGCACTGCAGCTGGTGGCCTCGGTGCTGCTCGTGCGCGAGACGCTGCCGCACCACCGGCGTGCACGGCGGCTGTCCTACCTCGATCTGGCTCGGGTCATGCGCCGCGGGCGTTTCGTCCTGCACGCCACGACCGTGGGCCTGACGGTCGGAGCCGTGATGAGCTTCATCGCCGCCTCGTCGTTCGTCTACCAGGACGTGCTGGGGCTGTCGCCACTCGCGTACGGGGCGAGCTTCGGCCTCAACGCCTGCGGCATGGTCGGCGCCGGACTCGTGTCGGCCCGGCTCGCGCGCAGCGGCGTGCAACCGGTCCGGACCATGTCGGTCGGCTTCGTCGGCGCCCTGTCCGCCGGGGTGGCGATGGTCGTCGTCGCCGCGTCGCCGATGCCCGTCCTGCTCGTCGGGCCGGTGATGGTCCAGGTGTTCTTCCTCAACCTGGTCATGAGCAACGGCATGGGCCTGGCCATGGCCCAGACGCAGGGTCTGACCGGTGCGGGCTCGGCGATGCTCGGGTTCTGGATGTTCGCGATCAGCGCCCTGGTCACGCCGATCTCCGGGTGGCTCGCCGGGTCGCGCCCCGAGGTGGCGATGGCCGCCGTCATGGCCGTGCTGACGGCGGCGGCAGCGGCGGTCTTCGCGTCAGGACTCAGGCTGGCGCGTTGA